Within Harpia harpyja isolate bHarHar1 chromosome 4, bHarHar1 primary haplotype, whole genome shotgun sequence, the genomic segment TAAAATGCTGGGGGTAAATAGATTGAATTATAtatgttgcttttctgggaatGCAGGATAAATATTGCTGCAAGTTACACATAGCTGCAGTTGCATGCTACACCTTTAGGAAATAGAATCAcagcatcatagaatggtttgggttgaaagggacctttaaagctcatctagtccaacccccctgcaatgagcagggacaccttccactagatcaggttgctcagagccccgtccagcctgaccttgcatgtttccagggatggggcatctaccacctcgctgggcaacctgtgccagtgtttcaccaccctcatcgtaaaggGACACAGCTGATTTAATCATTATTTTGTTTGTCGTTTCAGCTAAATTGCTCTGTCTTGTTATATGTATAAATTAGCACTTAACCTTGCTGTCATCAGATGCTTAGCGGGATCTAAGGAAGACTGGTGCAGACAACTGAAGTGAATTACAAGCTTCAACATCAGGCTACATCTTAACCTGGTGCTGAAGGATGAATCAATCCatcacttttcatttaaaataatgcacTGGACCTTGGTCAAAAATATTATTGATATAAACAAATGGCACGGTTGATGGATCACTCTGTTGCCAATAACCAATGAAAAATACCTGAGTATTTTTCCTTAGTTTGGCAAAGTCTTCTTTCTTGATTAAAGCTGTCAACTATAGGGATAAAAGGACATCTGAAATATCGTACCTGATAGACGTTCTGATGAAACGTGTTCCCCAGAGGCTTGAATCCTACCCTTTTCTGCAAGAACTGTGACTCCTTAGAAGGGTTCACTGATTTTAGGAGAGATTGTAAGATGCCTGCTCCTAGTACACTGATGATTGAACAGATGTGGAAACAGTACCTGAGTCATCCCAGCTTACAGctcagcattttaaagaaatttaaatttgttGCCCATTTGCCTTAAACCATTATCAACAAAAGTAACACAGGAGCTGCCTAAGAAGCAGGGTGGACATCTGTGTCCTGGAGGAGGAGTGACCACCCGATGCAGTAACCTGGTGTCTTCCCCAAGGGCAAGTCACCCTCCCTGTGAATCAGATCCCTACAGCTACAGTTGCTGGGTTGGTTTTGTACTGTCTGTGGAGGTCTAAGACTGAAACGTACAGTGCATCACGCTTTGGGAACATTTCCTCTAGCCTGAAAATTACAATCTGCACCAATAAAACCAAAAGTATCAGAATGCTAATCTTTCATTGCCTCAGACTCATTTGCTCCTTAAAGACGGGAAGACTATTTGCATATGCATTGATTAAATGGAATGCGTTTGTTGTTTCAGATGCATTCATAGTGAATTGTTATAATTTAATCTAGGCTGTGCAGGGTCCTGGGGGGAAGTAACCGAGTGCAATATATATctgcatcattaaaaataatttaagtgtgATGACAGCTGGAAAATAACCATACAAGTGATTTCAGGGTGTTCCATATTTATTCCCTGGTAATGATAAATCGTTGTTGATTTTCTCGTTTACAAGTGAAACGGCAGGTTTTTAACACATCAGCCTTCAGTCTGGGCTCGTAAATCAAGTAAACTGAGCAGACACCTGCCTAACATTTAGTCCTTGTTACCACAAATTCAAGCTTCtcacattcattcattcatttaattCCCCAAAGTCCCCTTAAGCTAGGTAAATATTATCTCCATATTACTAATGGAGAACTGAAGTGTAGGGCATGTGGAAAGTAACTTTGCAGAAAGTAGCTTTAAAGGGCTTTTAGACAATCTACAAGTCTTAATCTCAGAAGTTAGctgaatatttttcatgttactcTAGGTGATTTCTTCATTGATAAACTGCCTCTGACTGAATCGACCATGTCTTCTGGGACCAAGCATGGTTCACTATCCTTAGTAACACTGGGAGTTAACATGTACAATGAAAAAGTGCCATTTTTATCTTAAAGCAGAATTCTAAGTAGAATTTTGTTAGAACACCATCCTGTTGTGATATTTGGGGAATATGACAGGGGTTAATGGCTGGAAAGATTATAGGTTTATTGATCACACATAATCCCTAAATGTTTTTTGAACTGTATTTAGGCATCACTTaagctgctgctggaaaacaaCCACATgtgagctggaaggcagcagctGTCAGAGAACTCAGAGCACTATTATGTGACAGTTGAGAGGGGGAAAGTAAAAGAGGTCTCTTTCCCATGCCAAATAGTCTTGTGGCTAAAATCTAGCTACCTACTGAAGTACAGTGGCAACTTAAAGAAGAAAGGCCACACTGGAGAAGGAAAACTAAAAGTCACGTTATTAAGGAAAgagatgtaaaaatgaaattaccaCATTCTTGCTTTGTTTAATATGTACGTTTCTCTGGTCCTCAGCATAATTAAGCCCTCAGTAGGGCTATAAAAAATCAATACATAAAATACAGCTGCTAAACTCTCTATCAGTTTCTGTACTTGCATGTGCACTGAccctttcattctttccttctgaTGTAAGACAAAGTCAAGGTATGAACCAGATAAAGGCAAATGGAAATACAGGTACTATGCAGTAGAATTATCCCAGAACTTTGATGTAAATAGGCCGATAAGACAGCTCTGCAATATTGTTTTCTGCATGGACTGTTTTCCCGGTAAAAGAGCGGTTAAGCCTTGTCTGGCAAGACCAAGACATTACAGTTATTTGGAGGTGGGTAAATAAGGGCTTGAAGACCAAGGTCAAGGCTGCAGCTTGATCCTCTCAAAGGCTAAAATCTAGGACCTGATTAGAAAAATAGTTCAGAAGAATTGGCTGTCCCAAATATGTTGGTTTGGTCATTCTCTGAATGCCACCACTAGTTTGGTTAATTACAGGGAAAGGCAGTGATAAAAACTTGGTAAACCCATCCGATTGTTCTGTAAATGCAATTATTATTGTGCAATACAGGAGGTCTTGTCGTGGACAAGACCCTTTAGGCtacaagaacaaaataaacaaattatgTATATCCCAGTGGTCTTGTAGATAGCGCAGCCGTGATGTTTGCCCACTaaataattgtcctggtttcagctgggatagagttaactgtcttcctagtagctggtatggtgctatgttttgagttcagtatgcgaagaatgttgataacactgatgttttcagtttttgctcagtagtgtttagtctaaagtcaaggatttttcagcttctcatgcccagccagcgagaaagctggaggggcacaagaagttggcacaggacacagccagggcagctgacccaaactggccaacggtgtattccataccatgtggcgtcccatctactgtataaactggggggagtgggggcggggggatcgccgctcagggactaactgggtgtcgatcggtgggtggtgagcaattgcactgcacatcatttgtacattccaatccttttattattgctgttgtcattttattagtgttatcattatcattattagtttcttcttttctgttctattaaaccgttcttatctcaacccatgagttttacttcttttcccgattctctcccccatcccactgggtgggggggagtgagtgagcggctgcgtggtgtttagttgctggctggggttaaaccacgacaataatcattggggaaaaaattataaaGTATTGATTTATCTGCAAGCAAGAGGACTACCCAGAATTTTATTTACCTCAGGAACACTTCAGTCATTCCTGATTCAATCAAATGCTAGAAAACACAGTTTTGCTCTCCTGTCAAGGTAACTTATTGTATTAGATGTTTCCCAAAATATCAAGAGAATTACATATGCATGAGTCTCCAGGAAAGCTCATGAAGGAAGGATGCTAATGTTGTTGTTCTTGAAAGAATATCCTCATGCTGTCACAAGGTATTAGTGATATTGCCACTTTTCTTTTCGGGCTATGGAGTTTTGTGGGCATTGCTCATCTCCAGCCATTCATCAGCATCTGTTAGGGCACTTTCTCTTACATTCGCCACCTTGAAATGCTGTAATCATTGCAGCGGATTCCTGTGGCAGAAGTCTGACAGTGGTCACCCTTTCAGGTTAGGATGGGGTTTGCTGTGGGGCTGGCACATGGGAAGTGAGGCAGTGAAGTAGTTGTTGCCATGGACCTTTGCAAACCCCTCTGGCCAGTGGGAATGCTCAAGCTGGTTATGCTGGATTTTGGGTAGTTTTGAGAAGCTCCCTTCCTGTAGCACTATGTGGGATTGTGCCTTGAATATAATGGTAATACACAATTGTTGCGCTTTATTGCATTTCCTTCAGGTTGCTGTGGAATCCAGTGTTGTTCTTAATATATGAACTGAATTAAATTTGTAGCTTAAGAAATCCAGAGCCTGTGTATTAGAACttctttctttccatgtcttCTCTCCTTTATAAGGTAGCATTCAGGAGTGTGAGAAAAGTGACAAAGGTGTGGAtcttaatttctgaaattttggGTTAAACTTGCTTGCTGCTTAGGAACAAATGCATTCTCTACTAGCAGTGGGAAATACTCTCACCGCAGTCTAGACCAGAACATGGATGTGAAACATGAGCTAAATCAAATGTCTTCAAACAATCTCACTGTTGAAGCATGGTTGAAATGGCTATTTGCTATATAACACATTTGTCTAAATTGGACTCAGTTACCATATACTGAGATCAAGTGTGTTGTCTCACTGAAACAGGGGTTGTTAAGGCCAAAGACTGTGTTTATGTGGCTGGTATGTAACTCACTGTGGATgcagctgaaatacaggaaacaataataaaaaatgggtcctggatttgaatttttctttctgacaatCTTTCAGTAATAACATAGCAGGATTTAATCACTGTCAATTACAGGTCTTAATTAAATGCTAGTAAGTACTTATTACTGTGATAGTGGAATAGAAATAGCTACCTGATGGTTTAAGGGCTGTTTATAGGAGTAACTGCTCCTGAATAAACATAAAACTTTTCTTATTTGTCTCTGAgattaaaattggaaaaaaacataaGAAATGCATGGCagacattttggttttgaggATCTTGCTTTTGTTGTAGAGTGGCTTCATTTTTTTGCAGTTAATAATGTTTGCAAAGTTGTTTGTTCAACTGCAGGGATATTTTGTGTAGTTTGTGGATTGCATGTTCAAAATAGAAgtttatgcaaacaaaaaaaaaatcaaagtagatCACTAATAATTTGTGCATGTAAATAATCCATTGTAGATACCATCAGTTTAATTGCATGTGCAGattaaaaatcttaatttgaaaacaaacctCTTAATATTCAGTTTATATTTATGTCAAAATCTGTTGAGACATACAATAGTTTTATGATAATTAACAATGTGACAACTATAGAGGTCTTAAAGTTTGATTTAGATAAGTACCAGAAATATGGTTGTTTATCCATCTTACACATATCTCTCgagttttcttccaaaatttctgGTTCTTCACGCCTTGAGGGAAGTTAGACATGTATTGTAATTCTGCATTTGGTTCTCACTAGACTCCacaagagcagagaaaaatgagaagaaaatcacTCATTCATTTTTGAGTTTCCTTACAGAAGGGTAGtttaagttggggttttttttctgtctactttCCTCATTATAGTGGTAGCTACAAAGCTGGAAGAGTTATATGTGTTTGACTTATTACTAAGTAATTCAGATCTGGATCATGTGAATCTTttaggtctggggttttttgtgcaaATTGCTTCAGAGTTTTCTTATTCTAATCTGTGATGTTAGTAAGCTTCTACTGCAAGCTTAATGATGGATGCCTTGGAGACCTGTGCTACTAATTATGCGTGAATTTTTTCTTAGACTGTCTGCCCTTTGCAGTAGGTTAGGAACTTGATCCCCAGCATCAAACATTACCAACTCAACTGTAATGAAATAAGAAGCTGCTTTCTGCGTGACATGAAAAGGCTGCGCTTAGCAGTGTTCGTGTGATGGTGCTAAGCAGGTTGGAGCTGGAACACCACTGAACTTGGCAGTTTCCTTGTTAAGATATTTTAATCAATCCCACTGCAATGTTTTCTCAATGCTAGAATTCTGCCAAACATCTGGCTAGGAAGTTGCCCTCGGCAGCTGGAGCATGTAACCATGAAGCTGAAGCACGAGCTGGGTGTTACGGCTGTGATGAACTTCCAGACCGAATGGGACATTGTTCAGAATTCCTGGGGCTGCAACCGCTACCCGGAACCCATGAGCCCCGAAATCCTCATGAAACTGTATAAAGAGGAAGGTCTTGCCTATGTCTGGATGCCAACCCCAGACATGAGCACTGAAGGTAATGCTCAGGCCGCTCTTGCAGTACATTAATAGTAACAAACTGTTTGAGTTACTAATCTGTCACTTTtttaactgttgttttttttttctgtgtaaattttGCGTAAAAATATAGCTAACACACAAGGTAtaatttctctgtgtgttgtCTCTAACAAATTATTCACATTTTCTTGTAGGTGGAGAGGCCATCTAAAGTACTTTGTGTCTGGCAGTATATGTGTATTTGAGTTTAAAGCCATCCGACATTGATAACTGCTTGACTGTTTTTGCTTTCAGCTTGAATTCAGCCTGCATAATGAAAATATGCTGTGTAGGTGGAAGACTGCAAGCTTGCACACCAGGACAGCTTGCCCTCCTTGCTGGTTAAAAATGGAGAGGCAGTGCTGTATGTCTGCCTCTGCTATTCCCTTCCCCcaagaaacagtttttctttaactATAGTATCCCAGTCTGATGAATCTCCGTAGAATCATTTATataattatttgtaattaatttaGAATACCCATGGCACCTGCTGTTGTagcataaattattattatttttaattcctctgtTGGAATGCTCAGTTCAAAATCTTGTTTCCAACCAGTAGGTTAGAAAGTGTGCATGTTTTCAAGTGAGTAGCCTACCAGCAGAAGAGAGTGCTTTCAATGGAGTGAAATACTGCTGCCACAAATAGACAACTGTCATATCAGTAATAGGACATCGGGGAAGACAGGAGACCTTAAAAAAGGGATTTGAAAGGGCTTAATGTCAGTGCTTATCTGTGCCATGAGGAAAAGTTAGGCTCTGATGTTTGCAGCTTCAGTTCCCAGGGTAACAGGGAGAAAGGCGTCAGGAAATATGGTATATTCATCCCTTTGGGAGTGAGAAAGGCTGTTCTGTGTTGTTTAACCATATGCATAGTACACAATTAAATCATAACGTATTAAGTTGTACAGGAAAATActcttctgctctccttccctcccttatTATTGACATAATGGCTTTCACTACAATGTTTTGGAAAGCAGTGGTACGTAGGTAGCTTCACAAGCCTCTAGTACTAACCATTTCATTTTTGGCCTGCTAACTTTAATGCTATGTAAGATGTGCTGTTTGATGTAATTTGCTGACTTGTCTCAGTTCCTGTGAAAACGAATATGCCACACACATCCAATGTTAATCAGAATGTGTATTTAGAGAAGACTTGGGGCGTTTTACAAATTTTGTGTGATCCGAATCTAtgttgcaagaaaaaacaaagttagGGTAGAaggtcatttgaaaaaaaaaaaagaaaaccccccaaTTATGTCAGGTTTGCCATTATGATTCATGGTTCATCAGGCTGTATAGACAAAATCTCAACTGTGAACATAGCTTTCTCAAATGCAAATGAACGTGCCTTGTTTTTGACCTTAGGAAGAATACAGATGTTGCCGCAAGCTGTCTGCCTCTTGCACGGGCTACTGGAGAATGGACACACTGTCTACGTTCATTGCAACGCTGGCGTTGGCAGGTCTACAGCTGCTGTCAGTGGCTGGCTGAAGTACGTGAAGGGATGGAGCCTGCGGAAAGTGCAGTACTTTTTGGCATCCCGGAGACCAGCTGTCTACATAGACGAGGAAGCTCTGAATCGTGCTGAAGATGATTTCTACCAGAAATTTGGGCATCTTCATTCCTCATGCAAAATACAAGAGTAGAAAAGCAGAAGCGGAAACGGAAGGTGGAGGAATCCTTACATTTGAACCCCAAGGACTTGGAAATCATGAGTCGGATGCCTGCCTCTCCTCTTCAGATTATAAGCTTGTCATAAAAGTTGTGAGAATTTTGTTAAAAAACTGCCTTTGAGggttttgtatttgctttctttaaGCTGATATGATTCACATTTTCAAGCCTTTTGCTGCAAGTATGAGACCTAGAAACTCTGCAAAGGGAAACTAAGATTTTCTTTTAACTACTTGCCTACAGGAACTAGAGGTTTTAGGGTAGACACTAAATAAGATGTGAGGTGAAATAGAGTTGGCAATATTTCAGTGACAAGAAAGAGAAGGCATTCTcagaaaaacagatacaaaagCTGACTGGATTAAGGTTCTGGTTAGGTTGGAGCTGATCATTGTCAAAGCTGCTTAGTTATTTTAGGTGGAGCATACGTTATTGAAGTGTTTAAACGACAAGCTAATGTCTAATGCAGTGAGCTAAAATTTGCTCTCTTTGCCTATCTAGTTAATGTTAAATATTATGAGTTACAACTATATTCTTTTATGACCTTGGGGTTATGCTGGGATGTGGCACGAAGAGAGGAAACAGCTCCACTTACTGCAGCCTTACTCTGTTGCAGGGAAGGACTACTATTTATTACACTGTTCTAGGCTGTGAGATCTCGAAGTCAAAGATACATTCTGGTCCATGCAGCACTGTACAGTGGGCTTCCTAGGTGCCAAGTCAATCTCAGCAGTAACCACTGGGCTAAAACAGGACCTATAGGAACTATGTGAAAAGCCTCTGCGCATGATTGACACCACAGCCTCTGTGTTGTTGACCTAGATTAATTTCTTCACTATAGCAAAAGTCTCTCCTTGTACAAGCAGTGTGTGGGTGTTCACAGATGGTAGATTAACCGACTGAAGCTAATGCTGGGCTATCCCTGTTGGCTTTGTGGATGATTCCTAATGTTTTCCAGCACTGCTTAGTCCCTTAGCTAAACTAAGCAGTGGCATCAACAGCTTCCAGCCCTGTTCAGGTAAAACCAATTTGCTGTAGGTTAAGTccaagagagaagggagagaaagcatTTCCTAAGGAACAGAGGATTAAGGATGCATAAACAGTAAGAAACCTAATTTCTATAGGTTTATTCTTCTATAGGTTTATTCTTCAGtcaaatctcatttttttccagccaACTTGTTCCTCTAAAGACCCAGTCAGTGCCAGAGTACTTTAGCTGATGTATTTTGATTATCTGAATACTTAATGGAGAAACTATTAGATATGAACTGTTTATAGACACTGTCCAGaataatataatatattttatttatcctATACTTCAAtcatcttcaaaaggaaaaaagtttatttaagTTATTCTGTATGTGTGGTTTTGATCATTACTTCGTGTCTGATTTTTTGAAATGACACTGCCTGTTTAGAAAATGGATGAGAAAAGTTCtccattaaataaaaacataacgACAATTCTAGCAGCCCATTTTGTTGTATGTCTTTGGCTCCCAATTTCATGAGTAGCAAAAAGGGTCATGACTGATATTTCTGTATAGAGGTGGGACCAGCCACTTTAATGGTAACAGCCCATTTCTTGTCTGCTATGCTGTGTCAGTTTTGATGGGCTGTTGAGGTGGAAATCTCAAAAACCAGCACAGCCGAGGTGTGTGGATGATACGGCACCTCTGGTAcctccaaagacaaaaaaagggtTTCTTCTCCTAGCCCGATGCAGAGAGCGGAGGGAGGGtgtcagtgctgctgcctggctgtgggGCTCTCATGCGAATGTGCGGAGCTCCAGCTGACCGCCCAGGAGTTACCTTGTTTTGACtcagtttcaaataaaaatggtGAGCTCTTGCTACCGCTTGCCTCTCAAAATCAAGCGCTGAGAGGAAGAGGATGGCATAAGAAGTAGAGAGTAGAACTCACTTAagttttgcatttctgttgagATACATTCGAAACCCCAAGATTAAAATGTGTTTCCAAGCACCCCTGACAGACAGTCCTTTCCATCAGATGCAACTTGTAATATATGTTGGGACACGTACTTGTGGGTTTGGTTCTTCTTTCACAGCTAACT encodes:
- the EPM2A gene encoding laforin isoform X1 → MLFRFGVVLPARMTEGGGSLLVAGSRPELGGWDPQRALPMQPARPTAPLPAQEPALWLAEVALPDEDAASPFWYKFLRRQGGELLWEGNGPHHDRSCVYNQSNIVDGVYCLPIAHWIEVSGHTDEMKHTTDFYFNIAGHQAIHYSRILPNIWLGSCPRQLEHVTMKLKHELGVTAVMNFQTEWDIVQNSWGCNRYPEPMSPEILMKLYKEEGLAYVWMPTPDMSTEGRIQMLPQAVCLLHGLLENGHTVYVHCNAGVGRSTAAVSGWLKYVKGWSLRKVQYFLASRRPAVYIDEEALNRAEDDFYQKFGHLHSSCKIQE
- the EPM2A gene encoding laforin isoform X2, producing the protein MFFFCRNAGKVNLWNKNLCICPRKQNWVSFEGNGPHHDRSCVYNQSNIVDGVYCLPIAHWIEVSGHTDEMKHTTDFYFNIAGHQAIHYSRILPNIWLGSCPRQLEHVTMKLKHELGVTAVMNFQTEWDIVQNSWGCNRYPEPMSPEILMKLYKEEGLAYVWMPTPDMSTEGRIQMLPQAVCLLHGLLENGHTVYVHCNAGVGRSTAAVSGWLKYVKGWSLRKVQYFLASRRPAVYIDEEALNRAEDDFYQKFGHLHSSCKIQE
- the EPM2A gene encoding laforin isoform X3: MTRNAGKVNLWNKNLCICPRKQNWVSFEGNGPHHDRSCVYNQSNIVDGVYCLPIAHWIEVSGHTDEMKHTTDFYFNIAGHQAIHYSRILPNIWLGSCPRQLEHVTMKLKHELGVTAVMNFQTEWDIVQNSWGCNRYPEPMSPEILMKLYKEEGLAYVWMPTPDMSTEGRIQMLPQAVCLLHGLLENGHTVYVHCNAGVGRSTAAVSGWLKYVKGWSLRKVQYFLASRRPAVYIDEEALNRAEDDFYQKFGHLHSSCKIQE
- the EPM2A gene encoding laforin isoform X4, which encodes MKHTTDFYFNIAGHQAIHYSRILPNIWLGSCPRQLEHVTMKLKHELGVTAVMNFQTEWDIVQNSWGCNRYPEPMSPEILMKLYKEEGLAYVWMPTPDMSTEGRIQMLPQAVCLLHGLLENGHTVYVHCNAGVGRSTAAVSGWLKYVKGWSLRKVQYFLASRRPAVYIDEEALNRAEDDFYQKFGHLHSSCKIQE